A region of the Chrysemys picta bellii isolate R12L10 unplaced genomic scaffold, ASM1138683v2 scaf2297, whole genome shotgun sequence genome:
ATAGGCACCATTCTCATCATCCTCATCTCCTACACTTACATCATCTTTGCCATCCTGAGGATCCACTCCACTGCAGGAAGgcacaaagccttctccacctgtgcctcccACCTGACTGTCGTTTCCATCTTATATGGGACCCTGATCTTTACATATTTACGACCCTCGTCTGGCAGCTCAGTGGAATGGGAGAAAATGGTGTCCATGTTCTATACCCTTGTGATCCCCctgctgaaccccctgatctacagcctgaggaacaaggaggtgaaggacgcCCTGAGGAGGACAATACACCAGAAAATTATTCCTCACTGTATGTAAATATGGGGACTGTTTTT
Encoded here:
- the LOC103307528 gene encoding olfactory receptor 5G25-like; the protein is PYDRLVAICNPLLYSVIMSKRVCFQLVAGSYLCACINAIVHTCTVFSLSFGHTNVLNHFFCDIRPLQEISCSDFRINKRVHFIFAAIETIGTILIILISYTYIIFAILRIHSTAGRHKAFSTCASHLTVVSILYGTLIFTYLRPSSGSSVEWEKMVSMFYTLVIPLLNPLIYSLRNKEVKDALRRTIHQKIIPHCM